One genomic region from Solwaraspora sp. WMMD792 encodes:
- a CDS encoding CapA family protein produces the protein MSDAQRAARGRRRQEPAAGRPVLSIVVLTAVLLGAVLVGIAALGGIDRSGSEPQWQSAASPAVASPTAATSPEPQEISMSATGDIVLGNAPDRLPPDDGAGFFDSVTEALAADLVMGNLEEPLTVDTGTGKCAPGAAQCHQFRAPPEYAAHLRDAGFMLLNQANNHGYDYGEAGYRNTQQTLEEHGMRHTGALDQITVLDVEGVSVAVAGFSSYSPPNNSLINLDAAAEVVRRADEQADLVVVQVHMGAEGAEMTRVTPGTELFAGENRGDPMAFGRAMIDAGADLIVGHGPHVLRGMEFYQGRLIAYSLGNFAGGGGTLNNNGRLGWGGVLKVTLDPDGDWVDGEFVATYMNGNGLPVVDEQRRGLDLVRELSGSDFPQTGAQFDDDGTISPPSD, from the coding sequence GTGAGTGACGCCCAGCGTGCCGCCCGGGGGCGCCGGCGGCAGGAGCCCGCCGCAGGCCGACCCGTCCTGTCGATCGTTGTGCTGACCGCCGTTCTGCTCGGTGCCGTGCTGGTCGGCATCGCCGCGCTCGGCGGGATCGACCGGTCCGGATCCGAACCGCAGTGGCAGTCGGCCGCGTCGCCGGCGGTGGCGTCGCCGACCGCCGCTACGTCGCCGGAGCCGCAGGAGATCTCGATGTCGGCCACCGGCGACATCGTGCTCGGCAACGCCCCCGACCGGCTGCCGCCCGACGACGGTGCCGGCTTCTTCGACTCGGTGACCGAGGCCCTCGCCGCCGACCTGGTGATGGGCAACCTGGAGGAGCCGTTGACGGTCGACACCGGCACCGGCAAGTGCGCCCCGGGCGCCGCCCAGTGCCACCAGTTCCGGGCCCCACCCGAGTACGCGGCCCACCTGCGTGACGCCGGGTTCATGCTGCTCAACCAGGCCAACAACCACGGGTACGACTACGGCGAGGCCGGATACCGCAACACCCAGCAGACGCTGGAGGAGCACGGTATGCGGCACACCGGCGCGCTCGACCAGATCACCGTGCTGGACGTCGAGGGGGTCAGCGTCGCGGTGGCCGGCTTCTCCTCGTACTCCCCGCCGAACAACAGTCTGATCAACCTGGACGCCGCGGCGGAGGTGGTCCGGCGCGCCGACGAGCAGGCCGACCTGGTCGTCGTGCAGGTCCACATGGGTGCCGAGGGAGCGGAGATGACCCGGGTCACCCCGGGCACGGAGCTGTTCGCCGGAGAGAACCGTGGCGATCCGATGGCCTTCGGACGGGCGATGATCGACGCCGGGGCGGACCTGATCGTCGGCCACGGCCCGCACGTGCTGCGCGGCATGGAGTTCTACCAGGGCCGGCTGATCGCGTACAGCCTCGGCAACTTCGCCGGTGGCGGCGGCACGTTGAACAACAACGGCCGGCTGGGTTGGGGTGGGGTGCTGAAGGTGACCCTCGACCCGGACGGCGACTGGGTCGACGGTGAGTTCGTCGCCACCTACATGAACGGCAACGGGCTGCCCGTCGTCGACGAGCAACGCCGCGGGCTCGACCTGGTCCGGGAGCTGAGCGGGTCGGACTTTCCGCAGACCGGCGCCCAGTTCGACGACGACGGCACCATCTCACCACCGTCTGACTGA
- a CDS encoding transporter substrate-binding domain-containing protein, with translation MTDKSTRFRTYINHRTRQTMTTIAVASTLVLVALVACEDNQPPDRPTVRDLREASTISERTELRIGVNVDIPLMSYRRNNAYHGFDIEIARYIADSLGFGDQSIRWVPLDTEDRIEKLRSGEVDIVVASFSITEEREKRVGFAGPYLITTPEVLVATEYVNEITTITDLNSEEYTVCVAGGSTTEAMLRERGIPHQQANNPAACRDGILAGEFQAMVSDETILAGLRSENPDELAIVDMPFGVEEELGIGVPVEDENLRDLVSYFLDKSYQRDQRDEANAWETAYNNHLGQWLGEASQPRPDGAPDLVDHDDKNRR, from the coding sequence ATGACTGACAAATCCACCAGGTTCCGCACATACATCAACCACCGCACCCGGCAGACGATGACCACAATAGCCGTTGCTTCGACCCTGGTCCTGGTCGCTCTCGTCGCCTGTGAGGACAACCAGCCGCCGGACCGGCCGACCGTGCGGGATCTCCGGGAGGCCTCGACCATCAGCGAGCGGACCGAGTTGCGCATCGGCGTCAATGTCGACATTCCGCTGATGTCGTACCGGCGAAACAACGCGTACCACGGTTTCGACATCGAGATAGCCCGCTACATCGCCGACTCCCTCGGCTTCGGCGACCAGAGCATCAGGTGGGTGCCACTGGACACCGAGGACCGGATCGAGAAGTTGCGCAGCGGCGAGGTCGACATCGTGGTGGCCAGCTTCTCCATCACCGAGGAACGGGAGAAGCGGGTCGGGTTCGCCGGCCCGTACCTGATCACCACACCTGAGGTGCTCGTCGCCACCGAGTACGTCAACGAGATCACCACGATCACCGATTTGAACAGCGAGGAGTACACCGTCTGCGTCGCTGGCGGCTCCACCACCGAGGCGATGCTCAGGGAACGCGGGATCCCGCACCAGCAGGCAAACAATCCGGCGGCCTGTCGGGACGGCATTCTGGCCGGCGAGTTCCAGGCGATGGTCTCCGACGAGACCATCCTCGCCGGACTCCGCTCGGAGAACCCCGACGAACTCGCCATCGTCGACATGCCGTTCGGCGTCGAGGAAGAGCTGGGCATCGGCGTCCCGGTCGAGGATGAGAATCTCCGTGACCTGGTCAGCTACTTCCTGGACAAGAGCTACCAGCGGGACCAGCGGGACGAGGCGAACGCCTGGGAGACGGCGTACAACAACCATCTGGGCCAGTGGCTCGGCGAGGCGAGCCAGCCCCGGCCGGACGGCGCGCCCGACCTGGTGGACCACGACGACAAGAACCGGCGGTGA
- a CDS encoding Crp/Fnr family transcriptional regulator: MDEVLARSGIFQGVDPEAAEALAKEMETIEARKGEVVFNEGEPGDSLYIVLTGKIKVGRRAADGRQNLIAVMGPSDMVGELSLFDPGPRTATATAVTDTRLARLRKQALRPWLNNRPEIAEQLLRVLARRLRRTNDALADLIFTDVPGRVAKNLLQMAGRFGTRDGGVLRVTHDLTQEEIAQLVGASRETVNKALADFASRGWLRLDGKSIIILDPERLARRARV; encoded by the coding sequence ATGGACGAGGTGCTGGCTCGTAGCGGGATCTTCCAGGGCGTGGACCCGGAGGCCGCTGAGGCACTCGCCAAGGAGATGGAGACGATCGAGGCCCGCAAGGGCGAGGTCGTCTTCAACGAGGGTGAGCCGGGTGACAGCCTGTACATCGTGCTCACCGGCAAGATCAAGGTCGGCCGACGGGCGGCCGACGGGCGGCAGAACCTGATCGCGGTGATGGGCCCGTCGGACATGGTCGGCGAGCTGTCACTGTTCGACCCCGGGCCGCGTACCGCCACCGCGACCGCCGTCACCGACACCCGCCTCGCCCGGCTGCGCAAGCAGGCGCTGCGGCCCTGGCTGAACAATCGGCCGGAGATCGCCGAGCAGCTGCTGCGGGTGCTTGCCCGACGGCTGCGCCGGACCAACGACGCCCTCGCCGACCTGATCTTCACCGACGTACCGGGACGGGTCGCCAAGAACCTGCTGCAGATGGCCGGCCGGTTCGGCACCCGCGACGGTGGGGTGCTGCGGGTGACCCACGATCTCACCCAGGAGGAGATCGCCCAGCTGGTCGGGGCCTCCCGGGAGACGGTCAACAAGGCGCTGGCCGACTTCGCCTCCCGGGGCTGGCTGCGGCTCGACGGCAAGAGCATCATCATCCTCGACCCCGAGCGGCTCGCCCGGCGCGCCCGGGTGTGA
- a CDS encoding adenosylcobinamide amidohydrolase — translation MSPDVARPWFTTRTEDGRTLPYACWALTEPLLAISSAPLGGGIGLRWWVINATVPMSYHRDDPDTHLVGLAEQADLRGPGVGLLTGVDVRRMVTRDEAGVQVWATVGLGTPVLAAAPSAAGPAPPPAGTINIVAALPVRLGEAALVNAVATITEAKTQALVELGLRATGTATDAVVVLCPPDGPEQRYGGPRSTWGARLARVAHAAVRGGTSRHGGTADSQRRQIGHSDKPAGRLSSPGTPGR, via the coding sequence GTGTCTCCCGACGTCGCCCGACCATGGTTCACCACCCGCACCGAGGACGGTCGGACCCTGCCGTACGCCTGCTGGGCGCTCACCGAGCCGCTGCTGGCCATCAGTTCCGCCCCGCTCGGCGGCGGGATCGGGCTGCGCTGGTGGGTGATCAACGCGACCGTGCCGATGTCGTACCACCGCGACGACCCCGACACCCACCTCGTCGGTCTGGCCGAGCAGGCGGACCTGCGCGGACCCGGCGTCGGCCTGCTCACCGGGGTGGACGTGCGTCGGATGGTGACCCGCGACGAGGCCGGCGTGCAGGTGTGGGCGACCGTGGGGCTCGGCACCCCGGTGCTGGCCGCCGCGCCGAGCGCCGCCGGCCCCGCACCGCCGCCGGCCGGGACGATCAACATCGTGGCGGCGCTTCCGGTACGGCTCGGTGAGGCCGCCCTGGTGAACGCGGTCGCCACCATCACCGAGGCGAAGACCCAGGCGCTGGTCGAGCTCGGATTGCGGGCCACCGGCACGGCGACCGACGCGGTGGTGGTGCTCTGCCCGCCCGACGGGCCGGAGCAGCGGTACGGCGGTCCCCGGTCGACGTGGGGCGCGCGGCTCGCCCGGGTGGCGCACGCGGCGGTACGCGGCGGCACTTCCCGGCATGGTGGCACGGCGGACTCGCAAAGACGGCAGATCGGACACAGCGACAAACCAGCCGGACGGTTGTCGTCGCCGGGGACCCCCGGCCGGTAG